From Brassica oleracea var. oleracea cultivar TO1000 chromosome C3, BOL, whole genome shotgun sequence, a single genomic window includes:
- the LOC106327999 gene encoding uncharacterized protein LOC106327999 isoform X3 has translation MIPSLSGEVFSFEEFDIDFEFDAPRFYDFSRPELDSETEEIEFWFESAGNYPPSPFSPKCNWKLEPLKQITNIISETKPVEISKPVIESGLNRKDQYNGFIYYNQTVKDVSKTKPKSKTKSCCSSTLTRPTASLLARQNKPLDVYSVQLLTRCQRSLAKFGGNLSPILDSKLQNKDTKRPKLEAKVSRVNSNRRSKLTVPKEPNLRTAERSERHRSKLNSETEQNAKPRISSSKRNTTNKNIKVEPCSTPLPKSNTPRSQDLLQEFGLRTLLRAKERSSNAKIDAIQENIATNSRTLKPTKSPKGRLVKGNHSSQVSGFNICPLGSAKSSREKLGEPSSIKYGTPSSYRTDINRHY, from the exons ATGATTCCGAGTTTATCTGGAGAAGTTTTTTCGTTTGAGGAATTCGACATTGATTTCGAATTTGACGCACCTCGTTTCTACGATTTCTCCAGACCAGAGCTCGATTCCGAGACAGAGGAGATCGAGTTCTGGTTCGAATCCGCTGGAAACTATCCTCCTTCGC CTTTTAGCCCAAAGTGCAATTGGAAACTCGAGCCGCTTAAGCAAATCACAAACATCATCTCCGAAACTAAGCCTGTTGAGATTTCAAAACCGGTTATAGAATCCGGTCTGAATCGAAAAGATCAATACAACG GGTTCATTTATTATAACCAAACTGTTAAAGATGTCTCAAAGACCAAACCCAAATCAAAAACGAAATCATGCTGTAGCTCAACTTTAACAAGACCTACGGCTTCTTTACTTGCAAGGCAGAACAAACCATTAGACGTTTACTCTGTTCAACTTCTGACTAG ATGTCAGAGATCATTAGCAAAGTTTGGTGGTAACTTATCTCCGATCTTAGACTCTAAGTTGCAAAACAAAGACACCAAAAGGCCAAAACTGGAAGCTAAG GTGTCTCGAGTTAACTCCAACAGAAGATCGAAACTCACTGTTCCAAAGGAACCGAATCTCAGAACTGCAGAAAGATCTGAAAGACACAG GTCTAAGCTTAACTCAGAAACTGAGCAGAATGCAAAACCAAGGATTAGTTCATCTAAAAGAAACACTACGAACAAAAAT ATTAAAGTTGAACCTTGTTCAACACCTTTGCCAAAAAGTAATACTCCACGGTCTCAAGATCTTCTTCAG GAATTTGGCTTAAGAACATTACTGAGAGCAAAGGAACGCTCTTCAAAT GCGAAAATTGATGCCATACAAGAGAACATTGCTACTAACTCCAGAAC GCTAAAACCCACTAAATCCCCAAAGGGTAGGTTAGTCAAAGGAAATCACAGCAGCCAAGTGTCTGGATTTAATATCTGCCCTCTAGGCTCAGCG AAATCAAGCAGGGAAAAACTGGGTGAACCATCTAGCATCAAATATGGAACACCAAGCTCTTACAGGACAGATATTAACAG ACATTATTGA
- the LOC106327999 gene encoding uncharacterized protein LOC106327999 isoform X2: protein MIPSLSGEVFSFEEFDIDFEFDAPRFYDFSRPELDSETEEIEFWFESAGNYPPSPFSPKCNWKLEPLKQITNIISETKPVEISKPVIESGLNRKDQYNGFIYYNQTVKDVSKTKPKSKTKSCCSSTLTRPTASLLARQNKPLDVYSVQLLTRCQRSLAKFGGNLSPILDSKLQNKDTKRPKLEAKVSRVNSNRRSKLTVPKEPNLRTAERSERHRSKLNSETEQNAKPRISSSKRNTTNKNIKVEPCSTPLPKSNTPRSQDLLQEFGLRTLLRAKERSSNAKIDAIQENIATNSRTLKPTKSPKGRLVKGNHSSQVSGFNICPLGSAKSSREKLGEPSSIKYGTPSSYRTDINRKCQGA, encoded by the exons ATGATTCCGAGTTTATCTGGAGAAGTTTTTTCGTTTGAGGAATTCGACATTGATTTCGAATTTGACGCACCTCGTTTCTACGATTTCTCCAGACCAGAGCTCGATTCCGAGACAGAGGAGATCGAGTTCTGGTTCGAATCCGCTGGAAACTATCCTCCTTCGC CTTTTAGCCCAAAGTGCAATTGGAAACTCGAGCCGCTTAAGCAAATCACAAACATCATCTCCGAAACTAAGCCTGTTGAGATTTCAAAACCGGTTATAGAATCCGGTCTGAATCGAAAAGATCAATACAACG GGTTCATTTATTATAACCAAACTGTTAAAGATGTCTCAAAGACCAAACCCAAATCAAAAACGAAATCATGCTGTAGCTCAACTTTAACAAGACCTACGGCTTCTTTACTTGCAAGGCAGAACAAACCATTAGACGTTTACTCTGTTCAACTTCTGACTAG ATGTCAGAGATCATTAGCAAAGTTTGGTGGTAACTTATCTCCGATCTTAGACTCTAAGTTGCAAAACAAAGACACCAAAAGGCCAAAACTGGAAGCTAAG GTGTCTCGAGTTAACTCCAACAGAAGATCGAAACTCACTGTTCCAAAGGAACCGAATCTCAGAACTGCAGAAAGATCTGAAAGACACAG GTCTAAGCTTAACTCAGAAACTGAGCAGAATGCAAAACCAAGGATTAGTTCATCTAAAAGAAACACTACGAACAAAAAT ATTAAAGTTGAACCTTGTTCAACACCTTTGCCAAAAAGTAATACTCCACGGTCTCAAGATCTTCTTCAG GAATTTGGCTTAAGAACATTACTGAGAGCAAAGGAACGCTCTTCAAAT GCGAAAATTGATGCCATACAAGAGAACATTGCTACTAACTCCAGAAC GCTAAAACCCACTAAATCCCCAAAGGGTAGGTTAGTCAAAGGAAATCACAGCAGCCAAGTGTCTGGATTTAATATCTGCCCTCTAGGCTCAGCG AAATCAAGCAGGGAAAAACTGGGTGAACCATCTAGCATCAAATATGGAACACCAAGCTCTTACAGGACAGATATTAACAG GAAGTGTCAGGGAGCCTAA
- the LOC106327999 gene encoding uncharacterized protein LOC106327999 isoform X4: MIPSLSGEVFSFEEFDIDFEFDAPRFYDFSRPELDSETEEIEFWFESAGNYPPSPFSPKCNWKLEPLKQITNIISETKPVEISKPVIESGLNRKDQYNGFIYYNQTVKDVSKTKPKSKTKSCCSSTLTRPTASLLARQNKPLDVYSVQLLTRCQRSLAKFGGNLSPILDSKLQNKDTKRPKLEAKVSRVNSNRRSKLTVPKEPNLRTAERSERHRSKLNSETEQNAKPRISSSKRNTTNKNIKVEPCSTPLPKSNTPRSQDLLQEFGLRTLLRAKERSSNAKIDAIQENIATNSRTLKPTKSPKGRLVKGNHSSQVSGFNICPLGSAKSSREKLGEPSSIKYGTPSSYRTDINR; encoded by the exons ATGATTCCGAGTTTATCTGGAGAAGTTTTTTCGTTTGAGGAATTCGACATTGATTTCGAATTTGACGCACCTCGTTTCTACGATTTCTCCAGACCAGAGCTCGATTCCGAGACAGAGGAGATCGAGTTCTGGTTCGAATCCGCTGGAAACTATCCTCCTTCGC CTTTTAGCCCAAAGTGCAATTGGAAACTCGAGCCGCTTAAGCAAATCACAAACATCATCTCCGAAACTAAGCCTGTTGAGATTTCAAAACCGGTTATAGAATCCGGTCTGAATCGAAAAGATCAATACAACG GGTTCATTTATTATAACCAAACTGTTAAAGATGTCTCAAAGACCAAACCCAAATCAAAAACGAAATCATGCTGTAGCTCAACTTTAACAAGACCTACGGCTTCTTTACTTGCAAGGCAGAACAAACCATTAGACGTTTACTCTGTTCAACTTCTGACTAG ATGTCAGAGATCATTAGCAAAGTTTGGTGGTAACTTATCTCCGATCTTAGACTCTAAGTTGCAAAACAAAGACACCAAAAGGCCAAAACTGGAAGCTAAG GTGTCTCGAGTTAACTCCAACAGAAGATCGAAACTCACTGTTCCAAAGGAACCGAATCTCAGAACTGCAGAAAGATCTGAAAGACACAG GTCTAAGCTTAACTCAGAAACTGAGCAGAATGCAAAACCAAGGATTAGTTCATCTAAAAGAAACACTACGAACAAAAAT ATTAAAGTTGAACCTTGTTCAACACCTTTGCCAAAAAGTAATACTCCACGGTCTCAAGATCTTCTTCAG GAATTTGGCTTAAGAACATTACTGAGAGCAAAGGAACGCTCTTCAAAT GCGAAAATTGATGCCATACAAGAGAACATTGCTACTAACTCCAGAAC GCTAAAACCCACTAAATCCCCAAAGGGTAGGTTAGTCAAAGGAAATCACAGCAGCCAAGTGTCTGGATTTAATATCTGCCCTCTAGGCTCAGCG AAATCAAGCAGGGAAAAACTGGGTGAACCATCTAGCATCAAATATGGAACACCAAGCTCTTACAGGACAGATATTAACAG ATAG
- the LOC106327999 gene encoding uncharacterized protein LOC106327999 isoform X1 has protein sequence MIPSLSGEVFSFEEFDIDFEFDAPRFYDFSRPELDSETEEIEFWFESAGNYPPSPFSPKCNWKLEPLKQITNIISETKPVEISKPVIESGLNRKDQYNGFIYYNQTVKDVSKTKPKSKTKSCCSSTLTRPTASLLARQNKPLDVYSVQLLTRCQRSLAKFGGNLSPILDSKLQNKDTKRPKLEAKVSRVNSNRRSKLTVPKEPNLRTAERSERHRSKLNSETEQNAKPRISSSKRNTTNKNIKVEPCSTPLPKSNTPRSQDLLQEFGLRTLLRAKERSSNAKIDAIQENIATNSRTLKPTKSPKGRLVKGNHSSQVSGFNICPLGSAKSSREKLGEPSSIKYGTPSSYRTDINRAWIYAGNSIHRKCQGA, from the exons ATGATTCCGAGTTTATCTGGAGAAGTTTTTTCGTTTGAGGAATTCGACATTGATTTCGAATTTGACGCACCTCGTTTCTACGATTTCTCCAGACCAGAGCTCGATTCCGAGACAGAGGAGATCGAGTTCTGGTTCGAATCCGCTGGAAACTATCCTCCTTCGC CTTTTAGCCCAAAGTGCAATTGGAAACTCGAGCCGCTTAAGCAAATCACAAACATCATCTCCGAAACTAAGCCTGTTGAGATTTCAAAACCGGTTATAGAATCCGGTCTGAATCGAAAAGATCAATACAACG GGTTCATTTATTATAACCAAACTGTTAAAGATGTCTCAAAGACCAAACCCAAATCAAAAACGAAATCATGCTGTAGCTCAACTTTAACAAGACCTACGGCTTCTTTACTTGCAAGGCAGAACAAACCATTAGACGTTTACTCTGTTCAACTTCTGACTAG ATGTCAGAGATCATTAGCAAAGTTTGGTGGTAACTTATCTCCGATCTTAGACTCTAAGTTGCAAAACAAAGACACCAAAAGGCCAAAACTGGAAGCTAAG GTGTCTCGAGTTAACTCCAACAGAAGATCGAAACTCACTGTTCCAAAGGAACCGAATCTCAGAACTGCAGAAAGATCTGAAAGACACAG GTCTAAGCTTAACTCAGAAACTGAGCAGAATGCAAAACCAAGGATTAGTTCATCTAAAAGAAACACTACGAACAAAAAT ATTAAAGTTGAACCTTGTTCAACACCTTTGCCAAAAAGTAATACTCCACGGTCTCAAGATCTTCTTCAG GAATTTGGCTTAAGAACATTACTGAGAGCAAAGGAACGCTCTTCAAAT GCGAAAATTGATGCCATACAAGAGAACATTGCTACTAACTCCAGAAC GCTAAAACCCACTAAATCCCCAAAGGGTAGGTTAGTCAAAGGAAATCACAGCAGCCAAGTGTCTGGATTTAATATCTGCCCTCTAGGCTCAGCG AAATCAAGCAGGGAAAAACTGGGTGAACCATCTAGCATCAAATATGGAACACCAAGCTCTTACAGGACAGATATTAACAG AGCATGGATTTATGCCGGAAATTCGATTCACAGGAAGTGTCAGGGAGCCTAA
- the LOC106327998 gene encoding LRR receptor-like serine/threonine-protein kinase ERL1 isoform X1, with amino-acid sequence MKEMMELMVVFMLLLGVASPMNNEGTALMAIKGSFSNVVNMLLDWDDVHNSDFCSWRGVFCDNVSFSVVTLNLSNLNLGGEISPAVGDLRNLQSIDLQGNKLAGQIPDEIGNCASLVYLDFSDNLLYGDIPFSISKLKQLDTLNLKNNQLTGPLPATLTQIPNLKILDLAGNHITGEIPRLLYWNEVLQYFGLRGNMLTGTLSSDMCQFTGLWYFDVRGNNLTGTIPESIGNCTSFEILDISYNQITGEIPYNIGFLQVATLSLQGNRLTGKIPEVIGLMQALAVLDLSDNELVGPIPPILGNLSFTGKLYLHGNKLTGPIPPELGNMSRLSYLQLNDNQLVGSIPLELGKLEQLFELNLANNRLVGPIPSNISSCAALNQFNVHGNLLNGSIPLAFRNLGSLTYLNLSSNNFKGQIPAELGHIINLDKLDLSGNSFSGSIPLTLGGLEHLLILNLSRNHLNGQLPAEFGNLRSIQMIDVSFNLLSGVIPTELGQLQNLNSLILNNNKLHGKIPDQLTNCFTLINLNVSFNNLTGIIPQMKNFSRFAPASFLGNPYLCGNWVGSICGPSLPKSRVFSKAVVICIVLGIITLLCMILIVVVKSKQRKEILKGFSSSKQAEGSTKLVILHMDMAIHTFDDIVRVTENFNEKFIIGYGASSTVYKCTLKTSRPIAIKRLYNQYQHNLREFETELETIGRIRHRNIVSLHGYALSSVGNLLFYDYMENGSLWDLLHVGTSKKVKLDWETRLKIAVGAAQGLAYLHHDCTPRIIHRDIKSSNILLDENFVAHLSDFGIAKSIPTSKTHASTYVLGTIGYIDPEYARTSRLNEKSDIYSFGIVLLELLTGKKAVDNESNLHQLILSKADDNTVMEAVDPEVTVTCMDLGHIRKTFKLALLCTKRNPLERPTMLEVSRVLLSLLPSMQVAKKLPSPDPSKKPTVYGVRDQQKQQQERSEEGSQWFDQFHEVISKSSV; translated from the exons ATGAAGGAGATGATGGAGCTAATGGTGGTTTTCATGCTTCTGCTTGGTGTTGCTTCTCCTATGAACAACGAAG GGACAGCTTTGATGGCGATAAAAGGTTCATTCAGCAACGTAGTGAACATGCTTTTGGACTGGGACGATGTTCACAACAGTGACTTCTGTTCCTGGAGAGGTGTCTTCTGCGACAACGTTAGCTTCTCCGTTGTCACTCT GAATCTATCGAATCTGAACCTTGGAGGGGAGATATCTCCAGCTGTTGGAGATCTACGGAACTTGCAATCAAT AGACTTGCAAGGGAATAAATTGGCTGGTCAAATTCCAGATGAGATTGGAAACTGTGCTTCTCTTGTTTATCT GGATTTCTCTGATAATCTGCTATATGGAGACATACCCTTCTCAATCTCCAAACTCAAGCAGCTGGACACTCT GAACTTGAAGAACAATCAGCTCACAGGCCCACTACCTGCAACCTTAACACAGATTCCAAATCTTAAGATACT TGATCTTGCAGGGAACCATATAACGGGCGAGATACCAAGGCTACTCTACTGGAATGAAGTTCTACAGTACTT CGGCTTACGTGGGAATATGTTGACTGGAACGTTGTCTTCTGATATGTGTCAATTCACTGGTTTGTGGTACTT TGATGTGAGAGGCAACAATCTAACTGGAACTATCCCGGAGAGCATAGGAAACTGCACAAGCTTTGAGATCCT GGACATATCTTATAATCAGATAACTGGAGAGATTCCATACAACATCGGTTTTCTTCAAGTTGCTACTCT GTCACTACAAGGAAACAGATTGACAGGAAAAATCCCTGAAGTTATTGGTCTAATGCAGGCTCTTGCTGTTTT GGATCTGAGTGACAATGAGCTAGTGGGTCCTATCCCACCTATACTTGGCAATCTCTCATTCACTGGGAAGCT GTATCTTCATGGCAACAAACTCACTGGGCCCATTCCACCTGAGCTAGGCAACATGTCACGCCTCAGCTACCT GCAACTAAACGATAATCAACTAGTGGGAAGTATCCCACTTGAGCTTGGGAAGCTTGAGCAATTGTTTGAACT GAATCTTGCCAACAACCGTTTGGTAGGGCCAATACCATCTAACATCAGCTCATGTGCAGCCTTGAATCAATT CAATGTTCATGGGAACCTCTTGAATGGATCCATACCATTGGCGTTCCGCAATCTTGGGAGCTTGACTTATCT AAATCTTTCATCGAACAATTTCAAGGGTCAAATACCAGCTGAGCTTGGACATATAATCAATCTTGACAAACT GGATCTGTCTGGCAATAGTTTCTCAGGGTCTATTCCATTAACCCTTGGTGGTCTAGAACACCTTCTCATATT AAATCTCAGCCGGAATCATCTTAATGGACAACTGCCTGCAGAGTTTGGGAACCTTAGAAGCATTCAGATGAT TGATGTATCATTCAATCTGCTCTCCGGAGTTATTCCCACTGAACTTGGCCAGTTGCAGAATTTAAACTCTTT AATATTGAATAACAACAAGCTCCATGGGAAAATCCCGGATCAGCTTACAAATTGCTTCACTCTTATCAATCT GAATGTTTCCTTCAACAATCTCACCGGGATAATCCCACAAATGAAAAACTTCTCACGTTTTGCTCCAGCCAG CTTCCTTGGGAATCCATATCTTTGTGGAAATTGGGTTGGATCTATTTGCGGTCCTTCTTTGCCTAAGTCCAGAG TATTCTCCAAAGCTGTTGTGATCTGCATTGTTCTCGGTATCATCACTCTCCTATGTATGATACTCATCGTGGTTGTCAAATCTAAGCAACGGAAGGAAATCTTAAAAGGCTTCTCCTCCTCAAAACAAGCCGAAG GCTCAACCAAGTTAGTGATTCTCCACATGGACATGGCGATTCACACATTCGATGACATCGTGAGAGTAACAGAGAATTTCAACGAGAAGTTCATTATTGGATACGGTGCTTCTAGCACAGTCTACAAATGCACTTTGAAAACTTCCCGACCTATTGCTATCAAGCGACTCTACAACCAGTATCAGCACAACTTGCGTGAGTTTGAGACAGAACTCGAGACCATAGGACGCATCAGACACAGAAACATAGTCAGCTTGCACGGATACGCCTTGTCTTCCGTTGGAAACCTTCTTTTCTATGATTACATGGAAAATGGATCTCTTTGGGACCTTCTCCATG TAGGGACATCTAAGAAAGTGAAGCTTGATTGGGAGACGAGGTTGAAGATAGCTGTTGGAGCTGCGCAAGGACTTGCCTATCTTCACCATGATTGCACTCCTCGGATCATCCACCGTGACATCAAGTCATCGAATATACTTCTTGATGAGAACTTTGTGGCGCATTTATCAGACTTTGGGATTGCTAAGAGCATACCAACGAGCAAAACGCATGCTTCCACTTATGTTTTGGGGACTATTGGTTATATAGACCCAGAGTATGCTCGCACTTCACGTCTCAATGAGAAATCTGATATCTACAGCTTTGGGATTGTTCTTCTTGAGCTTCTTACCGGGAAGAAAGCTGTGGATAACGAATCTAACTTGCACCAACTG ATCTTGTCAAAGGCTGATGATAATACTGTGATGGAAGCGGTTGATCCAGAGGTTACTGTGACTTGTATGGACTTGGGACATATCAGGAAGACATTCAAGCTAGCTCTTTTATGCACAAAGCGAAACCCTTTAGAGAGACCCACTATGCTTGAAGTCTCTAGGGTTCTGCTCTCTCTTCTTCCATCTATGCAAGTGGCCAAGAAGCTCCCTTCTCCTGATCCATCAAAGAAGCCTACAGTCTATGGAGTTAGGGACCAGCAAAAGCAGCAGCAAGAGAGGAGTGAAGAAGGATCGCAATGGTTTGATCAGTTCCATGAAGTTATCTCCAAAAGCAGCGTATAA
- the LOC106327998 gene encoding LRR receptor-like serine/threonine-protein kinase ERL1 isoform X2 yields MKEMMELMVVFMLLLGVASPMNNEGTALMAIKGSFSNVVNMLLDWDDVHNSDFCSWRGVFCDNVSFSVVTLNLSNLNLGGEISPAVGDLRNLQSIDLQGNKLAGQIPDEIGNCASLVYLDFSDNLLYGDIPFSISKLKQLDTLNLKNNQLTGPLPATLTQIPNLKILDLAGNHITGEIPRLLYWNEVLQYFGLRGNMLTGTLSSDMCQFTGLWYFDVRGNNLTGTIPESIGNCTSFEILDISYNQITGEIPYNIGFLQVATLSLQGNRLTGKIPEVIGLMQALAVLDLSDNELVGPIPPILGNLSFTGKLYLHGNKLTGPIPPELGNMSRLSYLQLNDNQLVGSIPLELGKLEQLFELNLANNRLVGPIPSNISSCAALNQFNVHGNLLNGSIPLAFRNLGSLTYLNLSSNNFKGQIPAELGHIINLDKLDLSGNSFSGSIPLTLGGLEHLLILNLSRNHLNGQLPAEFGNLRSIQMIDVSFNLLSGVIPTELGQLQNLNSLILNNNKLHGKIPDQLTNCFTLINLNVSFNNLTGIIPQMKNFSRFAPASFLGNPYLCGNWVGSICGPSLPKSRVFSKAVVICIVLGIITLLCMILIVVVKSKQRKEILKGFSSSKQAEGSTKLVILHMDMAIHTFDDIVRVTENFNEKFIIGYGASSTVYKCTLKTSRPIAIKRLYNQYQHNLREFETELETIGRIRHRNIVSLHGYALSSVGNLLFYDYMENGSLWDLLHGTSKKVKLDWETRLKIAVGAAQGLAYLHHDCTPRIIHRDIKSSNILLDENFVAHLSDFGIAKSIPTSKTHASTYVLGTIGYIDPEYARTSRLNEKSDIYSFGIVLLELLTGKKAVDNESNLHQLILSKADDNTVMEAVDPEVTVTCMDLGHIRKTFKLALLCTKRNPLERPTMLEVSRVLLSLLPSMQVAKKLPSPDPSKKPTVYGVRDQQKQQQERSEEGSQWFDQFHEVISKSSV; encoded by the exons ATGAAGGAGATGATGGAGCTAATGGTGGTTTTCATGCTTCTGCTTGGTGTTGCTTCTCCTATGAACAACGAAG GGACAGCTTTGATGGCGATAAAAGGTTCATTCAGCAACGTAGTGAACATGCTTTTGGACTGGGACGATGTTCACAACAGTGACTTCTGTTCCTGGAGAGGTGTCTTCTGCGACAACGTTAGCTTCTCCGTTGTCACTCT GAATCTATCGAATCTGAACCTTGGAGGGGAGATATCTCCAGCTGTTGGAGATCTACGGAACTTGCAATCAAT AGACTTGCAAGGGAATAAATTGGCTGGTCAAATTCCAGATGAGATTGGAAACTGTGCTTCTCTTGTTTATCT GGATTTCTCTGATAATCTGCTATATGGAGACATACCCTTCTCAATCTCCAAACTCAAGCAGCTGGACACTCT GAACTTGAAGAACAATCAGCTCACAGGCCCACTACCTGCAACCTTAACACAGATTCCAAATCTTAAGATACT TGATCTTGCAGGGAACCATATAACGGGCGAGATACCAAGGCTACTCTACTGGAATGAAGTTCTACAGTACTT CGGCTTACGTGGGAATATGTTGACTGGAACGTTGTCTTCTGATATGTGTCAATTCACTGGTTTGTGGTACTT TGATGTGAGAGGCAACAATCTAACTGGAACTATCCCGGAGAGCATAGGAAACTGCACAAGCTTTGAGATCCT GGACATATCTTATAATCAGATAACTGGAGAGATTCCATACAACATCGGTTTTCTTCAAGTTGCTACTCT GTCACTACAAGGAAACAGATTGACAGGAAAAATCCCTGAAGTTATTGGTCTAATGCAGGCTCTTGCTGTTTT GGATCTGAGTGACAATGAGCTAGTGGGTCCTATCCCACCTATACTTGGCAATCTCTCATTCACTGGGAAGCT GTATCTTCATGGCAACAAACTCACTGGGCCCATTCCACCTGAGCTAGGCAACATGTCACGCCTCAGCTACCT GCAACTAAACGATAATCAACTAGTGGGAAGTATCCCACTTGAGCTTGGGAAGCTTGAGCAATTGTTTGAACT GAATCTTGCCAACAACCGTTTGGTAGGGCCAATACCATCTAACATCAGCTCATGTGCAGCCTTGAATCAATT CAATGTTCATGGGAACCTCTTGAATGGATCCATACCATTGGCGTTCCGCAATCTTGGGAGCTTGACTTATCT AAATCTTTCATCGAACAATTTCAAGGGTCAAATACCAGCTGAGCTTGGACATATAATCAATCTTGACAAACT GGATCTGTCTGGCAATAGTTTCTCAGGGTCTATTCCATTAACCCTTGGTGGTCTAGAACACCTTCTCATATT AAATCTCAGCCGGAATCATCTTAATGGACAACTGCCTGCAGAGTTTGGGAACCTTAGAAGCATTCAGATGAT TGATGTATCATTCAATCTGCTCTCCGGAGTTATTCCCACTGAACTTGGCCAGTTGCAGAATTTAAACTCTTT AATATTGAATAACAACAAGCTCCATGGGAAAATCCCGGATCAGCTTACAAATTGCTTCACTCTTATCAATCT GAATGTTTCCTTCAACAATCTCACCGGGATAATCCCACAAATGAAAAACTTCTCACGTTTTGCTCCAGCCAG CTTCCTTGGGAATCCATATCTTTGTGGAAATTGGGTTGGATCTATTTGCGGTCCTTCTTTGCCTAAGTCCAGAG TATTCTCCAAAGCTGTTGTGATCTGCATTGTTCTCGGTATCATCACTCTCCTATGTATGATACTCATCGTGGTTGTCAAATCTAAGCAACGGAAGGAAATCTTAAAAGGCTTCTCCTCCTCAAAACAAGCCGAAG GCTCAACCAAGTTAGTGATTCTCCACATGGACATGGCGATTCACACATTCGATGACATCGTGAGAGTAACAGAGAATTTCAACGAGAAGTTCATTATTGGATACGGTGCTTCTAGCACAGTCTACAAATGCACTTTGAAAACTTCCCGACCTATTGCTATCAAGCGACTCTACAACCAGTATCAGCACAACTTGCGTGAGTTTGAGACAGAACTCGAGACCATAGGACGCATCAGACACAGAAACATAGTCAGCTTGCACGGATACGCCTTGTCTTCCGTTGGAAACCTTCTTTTCTATGATTACATGGAAAATGGATCTCTTTGGGACCTTCTCCATG GGACATCTAAGAAAGTGAAGCTTGATTGGGAGACGAGGTTGAAGATAGCTGTTGGAGCTGCGCAAGGACTTGCCTATCTTCACCATGATTGCACTCCTCGGATCATCCACCGTGACATCAAGTCATCGAATATACTTCTTGATGAGAACTTTGTGGCGCATTTATCAGACTTTGGGATTGCTAAGAGCATACCAACGAGCAAAACGCATGCTTCCACTTATGTTTTGGGGACTATTGGTTATATAGACCCAGAGTATGCTCGCACTTCACGTCTCAATGAGAAATCTGATATCTACAGCTTTGGGATTGTTCTTCTTGAGCTTCTTACCGGGAAGAAAGCTGTGGATAACGAATCTAACTTGCACCAACTG ATCTTGTCAAAGGCTGATGATAATACTGTGATGGAAGCGGTTGATCCAGAGGTTACTGTGACTTGTATGGACTTGGGACATATCAGGAAGACATTCAAGCTAGCTCTTTTATGCACAAAGCGAAACCCTTTAGAGAGACCCACTATGCTTGAAGTCTCTAGGGTTCTGCTCTCTCTTCTTCCATCTATGCAAGTGGCCAAGAAGCTCCCTTCTCCTGATCCATCAAAGAAGCCTACAGTCTATGGAGTTAGGGACCAGCAAAAGCAGCAGCAAGAGAGGAGTGAAGAAGGATCGCAATGGTTTGATCAGTTCCATGAAGTTATCTCCAAAAGCAGCGTATAA